In the genome of Terriglobales bacterium, the window TCGAGGCCCGCGCCCGCATCTTCTTCCGCGCCTACCAGGACGGCTTCGTGGAGCTGGAAGCGCAGGCGCCCGAGTCGGTGCTGCGCAAGTTGCGACCGTTCGTGATCGAGGAGTAAGTACTCCACCAGCCAGTTGCGCCGGGCAGCGGTCTCCGTTCCCAGCAATATTGCAGAGGGCCAGGCGCGCTACTCGCATCATGAATTTCAG includes:
- a CDS encoding four helix bundle protein encodes the protein MRRAAVSVPSNIAEGQARYSHHEFQ